Proteins encoded within one genomic window of Thermodesulfobacteriota bacterium:
- a CDS encoding cupin domain-containing protein, whose protein sequence is MHVAHWEAVEGKAVTEAGAEGVTIRVLMGDNVGAPNFTARHFELAPGGHTPFHAHPWEHEVFVLSGKGTVKRVDGETEVGPG, encoded by the coding sequence TGCACGTCGCGCACTGGGAAGCGGTAGAGGGGAAGGCGGTCACGGAAGCGGGGGCGGAAGGCGTCACGATCCGGGTATTGATGGGCGACAACGTGGGGGCGCCGAACTTCACGGCGCGCCACTTCGAGCTGGCTCCCGGCGGGCACACGCCGTTCCACGCCCACCCGTGGGAGCACGAGGTCTTCGTCCTCTCGGGGAAGGGAACGGTGAAGCGCGTGGACGGCGAGACCGAGGTAGGTCCGGGC